A portion of the Thermoanaerobaculum aquaticum genome contains these proteins:
- a CDS encoding arginase family protein — translation MTRHQTWPFPAVPRARFPGRLGESQRLPGISRTAEPWGRTTTILVSTVVGYCAPNLRFFGFQCTEWSAGNGLLLVGGGFDAHELDPLGGLAVTTASFAQIGELLAEAAAGKPLLAVLEGGYHLKALEDSVAAFLSALLGGEAPKA, via the coding sequence ATGACGAGACACCAGACCTGGCCCTTCCCCGCGGTTCCAAGAGCTCGGTTTCCGGGAAGGCTGGGGGAAAGCCAGCGATTGCCGGGCATCAGCAGGACCGCAGAACCGTGGGGAAGAACAACAACGATCCTGGTTTCCACCGTGGTGGGGTATTGCGCCCCGAACCTGAGGTTTTTTGGCTTCCAATGCACGGAATGGTCAGCTGGTAACGGGCTCTTGCTGGTTGGCGGGGGCTTCGATGCCCATGAACTCGATCCCTTGGGGGGACTGGCGGTGACCACCGCTAGCTTTGCGCAAATTGGCGAGCTTTTGGCAGAGGCAGCTGCCGGGAAGCCGCTCCTGGCCGTGCTGGAAGGGGGATACCACCTCAAAGCGCTGGAGGACAGCGTGGCGGCGTTTTTGTCCGCGCTTTTGGGTGGCGAAGCGCCAAAGGCGTGA
- the nrdR gene encoding transcriptional regulator NrdR gives MRCPYCGHGEDRVVDSRELADGTQVRRRRECLACGQRYTTYERIEESPALVVKRDGRREPYNRAKVIAGLIRACEKRPVSMADMEAMADKVEALINRKNNREISSREIGEVLMEELRKRDQVAYVRFASVYRRFQDLEEFHQELERLRKLEEV, from the coding sequence GTGCGTTGTCCTTACTGCGGCCATGGGGAGGATCGGGTGGTAGACTCCCGGGAGCTGGCGGACGGCACCCAGGTGCGCCGCCGGCGGGAATGCCTGGCCTGCGGCCAGCGCTACACCACCTATGAGCGCATCGAGGAGTCCCCGGCCCTGGTGGTCAAGCGCGACGGCCGCCGGGAACCTTACAACCGTGCCAAGGTCATTGCTGGCTTGATTCGAGCTTGCGAAAAGAGGCCGGTGAGCATGGCCGATATGGAAGCCATGGCCGACAAGGTGGAAGCGCTCATCAACCGCAAGAACAACCGGGAGATCTCCTCGCGGGAAATTGGCGAGGTGCTGATGGAAGAGCTGCGTAAGCGAGACCAGGTGGCGTACGTGCGCTTTGCTTCGGTGTACCGGCGCTTTCAAGACCTGGAGGAGTTCCATCAGGAGCTGGAACGCCTGCGGAAGCTTGAAGAGGTATGA
- a CDS encoding DUF2062 domain-containing protein, which translates to MSWQAIKERLAHALGHHQSPNILAASWACGVAISLSPFLGLHTVLALALAFAFRLNKVDVLLGTLLINPWTLAPYSLVAVSLGKLITGKAMPFTTHLPHPTDLLDGSFWRAQEAAVAPLLLNWTVGASLCSLVGGTAVYLAVRFLAARRRRALPPAASPAEP; encoded by the coding sequence ATGAGCTGGCAAGCAATCAAAGAAAGACTTGCCCACGCCCTGGGTCACCACCAATCCCCGAACATCCTGGCGGCCTCCTGGGCTTGCGGGGTGGCCATCAGTCTTTCGCCGTTTTTGGGCTTGCACACCGTGCTGGCTCTGGCTTTGGCCTTTGCCTTTCGCCTCAACAAGGTGGATGTTCTGCTCGGCACACTGCTCATCAACCCCTGGACGCTGGCGCCCTACTCGCTGGTGGCGGTTTCCTTGGGAAAGCTCATCACCGGAAAAGCCATGCCCTTCACCACCCACCTTCCCCACCCCACGGACCTCCTGGACGGGTCCTTCTGGCGGGCGCAGGAGGCGGCGGTGGCACCCCTGCTCCTCAATTGGACGGTGGGGGCTTCCCTCTGCTCGCTGGTAGGCGGGACCGCCGTTTACCTGGCCGTGCGTTTTCTCGCCGCCCGCCGGAGGAGAGCACTACCGCCAGCTGCCTCCCCCGCCGAGCCGTAG
- a CDS encoding UDP-glucuronic acid decarboxylase family protein, with the protein MRKARAVVTGGAGFLGSHLCERLLSEGMEVVCIDNLLTGSLSNVEHLFGVDGFTFIKYDVTNYIHVPGPVDFVLHFASPASPIDYLELPIQTLKVGSLGTHKALGLAKAKGARFLLASTSEVYGDPLVHPQPESYWGNVNPVGPRGVYDEAKRFAEAMTMAYHRYHRLETRIVRIFNTYGPRMRRNDGRVVPAFICQALAGEPLTVFGDGSQTRSFCYVDDLIEGVVRVLFSEITEPINLGNPQEMTVLEFAQVIKELTGSSSPIEFRPLPVDDPKVRQPDITKARVFLGWEPRVPLRTGLSRTIEYFRKTREAL; encoded by the coding sequence ATGCGGAAAGCGCGGGCGGTGGTTACCGGCGGGGCGGGCTTTTTGGGCTCGCACCTTTGTGAGCGGCTGCTTTCGGAAGGCATGGAGGTGGTTTGCATTGACAACCTCCTCACCGGCTCCTTGAGCAACGTGGAGCACCTCTTTGGCGTGGACGGCTTCACCTTCATCAAGTACGACGTGACCAACTACATTCACGTGCCGGGGCCAGTGGACTTTGTGCTGCACTTTGCCTCGCCGGCGTCCCCCATTGACTACCTGGAGCTGCCCATTCAAACGCTGAAGGTGGGCTCGCTGGGTACCCACAAGGCTCTTGGTCTGGCCAAGGCCAAAGGAGCTCGATTCCTGTTGGCCTCCACTTCCGAGGTTTACGGCGACCCGTTGGTGCACCCCCAGCCCGAGAGCTACTGGGGGAACGTCAACCCGGTGGGCCCCCGGGGGGTTTACGACGAGGCCAAGCGCTTCGCCGAAGCCATGACCATGGCCTACCACCGTTACCACCGCCTGGAGACCCGCATCGTGCGCATCTTCAACACCTACGGGCCGCGCATGCGCCGCAACGACGGGCGGGTGGTGCCGGCGTTCATTTGCCAGGCGCTGGCCGGTGAACCGTTGACGGTTTTCGGGGATGGCAGCCAAACCCGCTCCTTTTGCTACGTGGACGACCTCATCGAGGGCGTGGTGCGGGTGCTTTTTTCGGAAATCACCGAGCCCATCAATTTGGGCAACCCGCAGGAGATGACCGTGCTGGAGTTTGCACAGGTCATCAAGGAGCTCACCGGCTCCTCCTCGCCCATCGAGTTTCGCCCGCTGCCGGTGGACGACCCCAAGGTGCGGCAGCCCGACATCACCAAAGCTCGCGTTTTCCTGGGCTGGGAGCCGCGGGTACCGCTGCGGACGGGGCTTTCCCGCACCATCGAGTACTTCCGGAAAACCCGGGAAGCGCTTTAG
- a CDS encoding Hsp20/alpha crystallin family protein produces MKRRVSFGVELVHFRRQLREVLEQVAAVPTGGFYPLVDVAATDHEIVVRVDLPGAEPSSLRVEVAGKELKISGEKPAPAPGRRYFQVERSYGPFLLEVALPEKVQGQKGRASFKSGVLEVRLPKEQELPPQPIPIPVQTGEP; encoded by the coding sequence ATGAAGCGAAGGGTTTCCTTTGGCGTGGAGCTGGTTCACTTCCGCCGGCAGCTGCGGGAAGTTCTGGAGCAGGTGGCTGCCGTCCCCACGGGGGGTTTTTACCCGCTAGTGGACGTGGCTGCCACCGATCACGAAATCGTGGTGCGGGTAGACCTCCCCGGCGCAGAACCCAGCTCGCTGAGGGTTGAAGTTGCAGGCAAAGAGCTGAAGATTTCCGGGGAAAAACCGGCACCGGCACCCGGTCGCCGTTACTTCCAGGTGGAGCGCTCCTACGGGCCGTTTTTGCTGGAGGTGGCGCTTCCCGAGAAGGTGCAAGGCCAGAAAGGGCGAGCTAGCTTCAAAAGTGGGGTGTTGGAGGTGCGGCTGCCCAAGGAGCAGGAGCTCCCGCCCCAACCCATCCCCATTCCGGTACAAACAGGAGAGCCATGA
- a CDS encoding acyl-CoA dehydrogenase: MAYQVDMRDVKFQLFEWLPTEKLLQTERFSQWAKGDLEMVLEEAYKLAAEVLAPTNKEGDRVGARFVDGKVVMPPSFRDAYQKLCEGGWISCINSPEFGGMGLPEVVGTAINEFFFGANISLSLTALLTRGAGYLIEKFGTGEMRQLFVEKMYSGQWGGTMCLTEPQAGSDVGASKTRAVKQENGRYLISGEKIFITSGDQDLTENIIHLVLARTPGAPAGTAGLSLFVVPKIRVNPDGSLGQPNDVQTAGIEHKLGLHGSPTCSLVFGPNNQCEGFLLGEELQGMKLMFHMMNPARIEVGLQGEALAAAAFQEAWQYAKVRLQGRHWTRLKDHDAPQVPIIEHPDVRRMLFTSYAYVQAMRALLMQTSYYIDMTRVTEGEEQERYQSYVEVLTPICKAWASDWGFRVTEWCLQVFGGYGYTQEYPAEQYLRDAKIASIYEGTNGIQALDLVARKLPAKGGKPIRELLGQAEATFKKLRNDPQFMEPAWMLGAALKQIEDISKGLTKRPDAVMVVLLNSVPFLDMIGDVLGGHFLLDQASIAREKLWALCKEAGVDPKDEVAYKQFLADNADAAFYHNKVQAAIHFAYRVLPNVTARAVAIRAGEMGPMEAVL; encoded by the coding sequence GTGGCGTACCAAGTGGACATGAGGGACGTGAAGTTCCAGCTCTTCGAGTGGCTGCCTACGGAAAAGCTTTTGCAAACCGAGCGCTTTTCCCAGTGGGCTAAAGGGGACCTGGAAATGGTCCTGGAGGAGGCGTACAAGCTTGCCGCCGAAGTGCTGGCACCCACCAACAAGGAAGGCGATCGTGTGGGGGCCAGGTTTGTGGACGGGAAGGTGGTGATGCCACCCAGCTTCCGCGACGCCTACCAGAAGCTGTGCGAAGGCGGGTGGATTTCCTGCATCAACTCCCCCGAGTTTGGCGGCATGGGGCTGCCGGAAGTGGTGGGCACCGCCATCAACGAGTTCTTCTTTGGTGCCAACATTTCCCTTTCGCTCACGGCTCTCCTCACCCGCGGCGCCGGTTACCTCATCGAAAAGTTCGGTACCGGCGAGATGCGGCAGCTTTTCGTGGAAAAGATGTACTCGGGCCAGTGGGGCGGCACCATGTGCCTCACCGAGCCGCAGGCCGGCTCCGACGTGGGCGCTTCCAAAACCCGGGCGGTGAAGCAAGAAAACGGCCGCTACCTGATTTCCGGCGAAAAGATCTTCATCACCTCCGGCGACCAGGACCTCACCGAAAACATCATCCATTTGGTCCTGGCCCGTACCCCCGGCGCTCCCGCCGGCACTGCAGGGCTTTCGTTGTTTGTGGTGCCCAAGATCCGCGTCAACCCCGACGGCTCCCTGGGCCAACCCAACGACGTGCAAACCGCCGGCATTGAGCACAAGCTGGGCCTCCACGGCTCCCCCACCTGCTCGCTGGTCTTCGGCCCCAACAACCAGTGCGAGGGCTTTTTGCTTGGGGAAGAGCTGCAAGGGATGAAGCTCATGTTCCACATGATGAACCCCGCCCGTATTGAGGTGGGGTTACAAGGGGAGGCCCTGGCTGCCGCCGCCTTCCAGGAAGCCTGGCAGTACGCCAAGGTCCGCCTCCAGGGCCGGCACTGGACCCGCCTCAAGGACCACGACGCCCCCCAGGTGCCAATCATTGAGCACCCGGACGTGCGCCGCATGCTGTTTACGTCCTACGCCTACGTGCAGGCCATGCGGGCCCTTTTGATGCAAACTTCGTACTACATTGACATGACCCGGGTCACCGAAGGGGAAGAGCAGGAGCGCTATCAGTCTTACGTGGAGGTGCTCACCCCCATTTGCAAGGCCTGGGCTTCCGACTGGGGCTTCAGGGTTACCGAATGGTGCTTGCAGGTGTTTGGCGGCTACGGCTACACCCAGGAGTACCCGGCGGAGCAGTACCTGCGGGATGCCAAGATTGCCTCGATTTACGAGGGCACCAACGGCATCCAGGCCCTGGACCTGGTGGCCCGCAAGCTGCCGGCCAAGGGCGGCAAGCCCATCCGCGAGCTTTTGGGGCAAGCGGAAGCCACCTTCAAGAAGCTGCGCAACGACCCCCAGTTCATGGAGCCGGCCTGGATGCTGGGCGCCGCCCTCAAGCAAATTGAGGACATCTCCAAGGGCCTTACCAAGCGCCCCGATGCGGTCATGGTTGTGCTTTTGAACTCGGTGCCGTTTTTGGACATGATCGGCGACGTGCTGGGTGGGCACTTCCTCCTCGACCAAGCCAGCATTGCCCGGGAAAAGCTCTGGGCCCTGTGCAAGGAGGCGGGGGTGGACCCCAAAGACGAGGTGGCCTACAAGCAGTTCTTGGCCGACAACGCCGACGCGGCTTTCTACCACAACAAGGTGCAGGCCGCCATTCACTTTGCCTACCGGGTGCTGCCCAACGTCACGGCTCGGGCGGTGGCCATCCGCGCCGGCGAAATGGGCCCCATGGAGGCCGTCTTATAG
- the lon gene encoding endopeptidase La has protein sequence MSEKNPKPEETIPIPDVLPAVALKDVVLFPYVMIQLSIGRPRSVAAVDVAAASDRLFVVLTQKDPTQENPSPDDLYRVGTVVAITRMVKLPDGSMRILVQGVTRAQVEYFVEEDPFFRVRITRLDEPPTDHNDLEVEAFIRTIRANLEKVAELGKQISPEVMLIAAQLEDGARLADLVASNLNLKPADAQKVLEAMDLKARLRIVNEFLEHEIALLEVQRQIASQVQGEMDKTQREYMLRQQLKQIQKQLGETDDVEAEIARYQEMMSQKKLSDEARQEAEKQLRRLRITSPESAEASVIRTYLDWLLGLPWGIYSEDNLDLENAREVLDQDHYDLEKIKQRIIEFLAVRKLKPEGKGPILCFVGPPGVGKTSLGRSIARALGRKFVRISLGGVHDEAEIRGHRRTYVGALPGRIIQGINQAGTANPVFMLDEIDKIGADFRGDPSAALLEVLDPEQNSSFRDHYLDVAFDLSRVLFIATANVTETIHPAFLDRMEVLRLSGYTEEEKLHIAFRHLIPKQLEENGLPPEAVVFTKKGVQFLISRYTREAGLRNLEREIGAICRKVATKLAQGKPVRVRVTPRQVEKFLGPVKFLPETQLRDHQVGVATGLAWTPVGGDILHVEALALPGKGELRLTGHLGEVMKESAQAAASYLRANAATFGIPPEFFENHSFHVHVPAGAIPKDGPSAGITVLAALASVASGRPVRRDLAMTGEITLRGQILPVGGIKEKLLAALRAGIFEVCIPKENQRDLTELPPPLRRKLTVHLVEEAGEVLKLALLPRPEAPQVPVAAPATEASQPGAESTP, from the coding sequence ATGAGCGAGAAAAACCCTAAACCCGAAGAGACCATCCCCATTCCCGACGTGCTGCCCGCGGTGGCGCTGAAGGACGTGGTGCTTTTCCCCTACGTCATGATTCAGCTTTCCATCGGCCGCCCCCGGTCGGTGGCGGCGGTGGACGTGGCTGCCGCTTCCGACCGGCTCTTCGTGGTGCTCACCCAAAAGGACCCCACCCAGGAAAACCCCTCCCCCGACGACCTCTACCGGGTGGGAACGGTGGTGGCCATTACCCGCATGGTGAAGCTCCCCGACGGCTCCATGCGCATCCTGGTGCAGGGGGTCACCCGGGCCCAGGTGGAGTACTTCGTGGAGGAAGACCCCTTCTTCCGGGTGCGCATCACCAGGCTGGACGAGCCACCCACCGATCACAACGACCTGGAAGTGGAAGCCTTCATCCGCACCATTCGCGCCAACCTGGAAAAGGTGGCGGAGCTGGGCAAGCAAATTTCCCCGGAGGTCATGCTCATTGCCGCGCAGCTGGAGGATGGCGCCCGCCTGGCGGACTTGGTGGCCTCCAACCTCAACTTGAAGCCCGCCGATGCGCAAAAGGTCCTGGAGGCCATGGACCTGAAGGCCCGCTTGCGCATCGTCAACGAGTTTCTGGAGCACGAGATCGCACTTTTGGAAGTGCAACGGCAGATCGCCTCGCAAGTGCAGGGGGAAATGGACAAAACCCAGCGGGAGTACATGCTCCGCCAGCAGCTCAAGCAAATCCAGAAGCAGCTGGGCGAAACCGACGATGTGGAAGCGGAAATTGCCCGCTACCAGGAAATGATGTCGCAAAAAAAGCTCTCCGACGAGGCCCGGCAGGAGGCGGAAAAGCAGCTGCGGCGCCTGCGCATCACCTCCCCGGAGTCGGCGGAGGCTTCGGTTATTCGCACCTACCTGGACTGGCTTTTGGGCCTGCCCTGGGGGATTTACTCGGAAGACAACCTGGATTTGGAAAACGCCCGAGAGGTGCTGGACCAGGACCACTACGACCTGGAAAAGATCAAGCAGCGGATCATTGAGTTCCTGGCGGTGCGCAAGCTCAAGCCGGAAGGGAAAGGCCCGATCCTTTGCTTTGTGGGCCCACCGGGGGTGGGGAAAACCTCCCTGGGCCGCTCCATCGCCCGGGCTTTGGGGCGCAAGTTCGTGCGCATTTCCCTGGGCGGGGTGCACGACGAAGCGGAAATCCGCGGCCACCGCAGGACCTACGTGGGGGCGCTGCCCGGCCGCATCATTCAAGGCATCAACCAGGCCGGCACCGCCAACCCGGTGTTCATGCTGGATGAAATTGACAAGATCGGCGCCGACTTTCGGGGTGATCCCTCCGCTGCCCTCTTGGAGGTTTTGGACCCCGAACAAAACTCCTCCTTCCGCGATCACTACCTGGACGTGGCCTTCGACCTTTCCCGGGTCCTTTTCATTGCCACCGCCAACGTCACCGAAACCATCCACCCGGCCTTTTTGGACCGCATGGAAGTGCTGCGGCTTTCCGGTTACACCGAGGAAGAAAAGCTGCACATTGCCTTCCGCCACCTCATCCCCAAACAGCTGGAGGAAAACGGGCTCCCCCCCGAAGCTGTGGTCTTCACCAAGAAGGGCGTGCAGTTCCTCATTAGCCGCTACACCCGGGAAGCCGGGTTGCGCAACCTGGAGCGGGAAATCGGCGCCATCTGCCGGAAGGTGGCCACCAAGCTGGCGCAGGGAAAGCCCGTGCGGGTGCGCGTGACCCCCAGGCAGGTGGAAAAGTTCCTGGGGCCGGTGAAGTTCCTCCCCGAAACCCAGCTCCGGGACCATCAGGTGGGGGTGGCCACCGGGCTTGCCTGGACACCGGTGGGCGGGGACATCCTCCACGTGGAAGCCCTGGCCCTCCCCGGCAAAGGGGAGCTGCGGCTTACCGGCCATCTGGGGGAGGTGATGAAGGAATCGGCGCAAGCGGCCGCTTCCTACCTCCGTGCCAACGCCGCCACCTTTGGCATTCCCCCTGAGTTTTTCGAAAACCACTCCTTCCACGTACACGTGCCCGCCGGAGCCATCCCCAAGGATGGCCCTTCCGCCGGCATCACCGTGCTGGCAGCCCTGGCTTCCGTGGCTTCGGGAAGACCGGTGCGCCGGGATTTAGCCATGACCGGGGAGATCACGCTCCGTGGCCAAATTCTGCCGGTGGGGGGCATTAAGGAAAAGCTCCTGGCCGCTCTTCGGGCCGGTATTTTCGAGGTTTGCATCCCCAAGGAAAACCAGCGGGACCTCACCGAGCTTCCCCCGCCCTTGCGCCGCAAGCTCACCGTCCACCTGGTGGAGGAAGCCGGGGAGGTGCTCAAGCTGGCCCTGCTCCCCCGCCCCGAGGCCCCTCAGGTCCCGGTGGCTGCCCCGGCAACTGAGGCTTCCCAGCCGGGAGCCGAAAGCACCCCATGA
- a CDS encoding lysylphosphatidylglycerol synthase transmembrane domain-containing protein, producing the protein MTGTKSQNALRVVASLLVAVLLLWFFFRKVSLRDVGEVLAAVRLGPLWAAVSLALISYGARAWRWGLLLRGVGKPRYTTLAGCTAAGFATSTVLPARLGELVRPLLLSARAGLPPAATLASIVAERLLDLLTVVFLFALALLTGRQGQEALLPSLLWTLATVAALGTALVILVKARETIVAWLSARATGRWGERLVSFAREVLLGLSFWGDLRHALSLVFASLLTWGLAILQVAVTAQAFGNTLSLREATLVLAVSVVGLAVPTPGGVGGFHAATQFALVTIAVWPLPQATAFALLHHAICFVPVTLVGFGYMLVVGFSWRELRRDKP; encoded by the coding sequence ATGACGGGGACCAAGTCCCAAAACGCCCTTCGCGTTGTCGCCAGCCTGCTGGTGGCCGTGCTTCTCCTGTGGTTTTTCTTCCGCAAGGTCTCGCTGCGGGACGTTGGCGAGGTTTTGGCGGCGGTGCGACTCGGGCCCCTTTGGGCAGCGGTGAGCCTGGCCTTGATCTCGTACGGGGCCCGGGCCTGGCGTTGGGGTTTGCTGCTGCGGGGCGTGGGCAAGCCTCGCTACACCACGCTGGCTGGTTGCACTGCTGCCGGCTTTGCCACGTCCACGGTGCTGCCCGCCCGCCTGGGCGAGCTGGTGCGCCCCCTGCTGCTCTCCGCCCGGGCAGGCTTGCCTCCCGCGGCCACCTTAGCTTCCATCGTTGCGGAAAGGCTTTTGGATCTCCTCACGGTGGTTTTTCTTTTTGCCTTGGCGCTTTTAACAGGAAGGCAGGGGCAAGAGGCCCTGCTGCCCTCGCTTTTGTGGACCTTGGCCACGGTGGCAGCGTTAGGAACAGCTTTAGTGATCCTCGTTAAGGCCCGAGAAACCATCGTCGCCTGGCTTTCAGCCCGGGCAACAGGGCGCTGGGGCGAGCGGTTGGTGAGCTTTGCCCGGGAGGTCTTGCTGGGCCTTTCCTTCTGGGGCGATTTGCGGCACGCTCTGAGCCTGGTTTTTGCAAGCCTTTTGACCTGGGGTTTGGCCATTTTGCAAGTGGCGGTGACCGCCCAGGCCTTTGGCAACACCTTGAGTTTGCGGGAAGCCACCCTGGTTCTTGCGGTTAGCGTGGTGGGTTTGGCGGTGCCCACCCCTGGAGGGGTGGGCGGCTTTCACGCCGCCACCCAGTTTGCCCTGGTGACCATTGCCGTTTGGCCGTTGCCGCAAGCCACGGCCTTTGCCCTCCTGCATCACGCTATTTGCTTTGTTCCCGTGACCTTAGTGGGTTTCGGGTATATGCTGGTGGTGGGCTTTTCCTGGCGAGAGCTGCGCCGGGACAAGCCCTGA
- a CDS encoding RHS repeat-associated core domain-containing protein — MGNFDSRDARDYNPNVGRFLGPDVRGGEPASPQSFNLYAYVRNNPVNRIDPTGMVDEMGTAVTDASATSAGAKNRADSPEARKAEEAANLAKLQGLVGVIPALQTPILFPTPAPPSMRAATPEELRWRPEAAREGAAIFVFAGFFLGSQTLVFAETGLYLSFSPFDLRIYLQTGIGGGLGAGVGISDGVVVPGVPFMSLLHQLGVYPLVGGTELLLLGERPSGVLLLGKGEGVYMLERKAYTSFSIRRFLGAFAKSVYTAVRHGYQDQFHFLLYC; from the coding sequence GTGGGAAACTTTGACTCCCGGGATGCGCGGGACTACAACCCGAACGTGGGGCGTTTTTTGGGACCCGATGTGCGGGGTGGTGAGCCAGCCAGTCCGCAGAGCTTTAATCTCTATGCTTACGTGCGCAACAACCCGGTGAATCGCATAGACCCTACGGGGATGGTGGACGAGATGGGGACGGCGGTAACGGATGCGAGCGCTACGAGCGCTGGGGCTAAGAACCGCGCTGACAGCCCGGAAGCGCGGAAGGCCGAAGAAGCGGCAAACCTTGCCAAGCTGCAGGGGCTTGTCGGGGTCATTCCAGCTTTGCAAACACCGATCCTTTTCCCCACCCCTGCGCCTCCCAGCATGCGGGCAGCGACGCCAGAGGAACTGCGGTGGCGGCCCGAGGCAGCGAGGGAAGGTGCGGCGATATTTGTCTTCGCCGGTTTTTTTCTTGGGAGCCAAACGTTGGTATTTGCCGAGACTGGTCTCTATTTAAGCTTCTCGCCCTTTGATCTACGGATTTACCTGCAGACCGGAATTGGCGGCGGGCTTGGCGCTGGAGTTGGTATTTCGGATGGAGTTGTCGTGCCAGGTGTTCCATTTATGTCGCTGTTGCACCAACTGGGCGTGTACCCTCTTGTGGGAGGAACCGAGCTTTTACTGCTAGGGGAGCGTCCCTCGGGCGTCCTCCTTTTAGGGAAAGGCGAAGGTGTTTACATGCTGGAGAGGAAGGCGTACACTTCGTTTTCGATACGGCGGTTTCTGGGAGCATTCGCAAAATCGGTCTATACGGCGGTGAGGCATGGCTACCAGGATCAATTCCATTTTCTCCTCTATTGTTGA
- a CDS encoding histone deacetylase family protein, translated as MTTFGHPERVARLDAALAGSRRAGFREETPEVNEAAVLQAVTRIHDPSLPERLRKACERAPAFFDSADNPISPGTYRAAVAAVACALEGLERLRMGEASRVFAAIRPPGHHATRSQAMGFCFFNNVAVVAEAACSRGLGPVAIVDFDVHHGNGTQELFYRRDDVFYLSVHRYPFYPGTGGADEVGVGQGRGFTRNFPLAAGADDDTYVGALSYGLEELAKTMTPELWLVSAGFDAHELDPLGGMAVTTAGFARIGKLLAEAAAGKPLLAVLEGGYHLKALEDSVAAFLGAL; from the coding sequence GTGACCACCTTTGGCCATCCGGAAAGGGTGGCGCGTTTGGATGCGGCCCTGGCCGGCTCCCGCCGGGCGGGGTTCCGGGAGGAAACTCCAGAGGTCAACGAGGCGGCGGTTTTGCAAGCGGTCACCCGCATTCATGATCCCAGCCTGCCGGAACGGTTGCGAAAGGCTTGCGAGCGCGCCCCGGCCTTCTTTGACTCCGCCGACAACCCCATTTCCCCGGGCACCTACCGTGCGGCGGTGGCAGCGGTAGCTTGCGCGCTGGAGGGCCTGGAGCGCCTCCGGATGGGAGAAGCCTCCCGCGTTTTTGCAGCCATCCGCCCACCGGGGCACCACGCCACCCGTTCCCAGGCCATGGGGTTTTGCTTTTTCAACAACGTGGCGGTGGTGGCCGAGGCCGCCTGCTCGCGGGGTCTAGGGCCGGTGGCCATTGTGGACTTCGACGTCCACCACGGAAACGGGACCCAGGAGCTTTTCTACCGCCGTGACGATGTGTTTTACCTCTCGGTGCACCGCTACCCCTTTTACCCGGGAACCGGCGGAGCTGACGAAGTTGGCGTGGGCCAAGGGCGCGGCTTTACCCGCAACTTTCCCCTTGCTGCCGGAGCCGATGACGACACCTACGTGGGGGCGCTCAGCTACGGTTTGGAAGAGCTCGCGAAAACCATGACCCCTGAGCTCTGGCTGGTTTCCGCGGGCTTCGATGCCCATGAACTCGATCCCTTAGGGGGAATGGCCGTGACCACCGCTGGTTTTGCGCGGATCGGCAAGCTTTTGGCGGAGGCTGCTGCCGGAAAGCCCCTCCTGGCCGTGCTGGAAGGGGGTTACCACCTCAAAGCGCTGGAGGACAGCGTGGCGGCGTTTCTCGGAGCGCTGTAA